One genomic region from Sulfurimonas sp. encodes:
- a CDS encoding peroxiredoxin — MLVTNKAPDFTATAVLGDGSIVEDFKLSENMGKKGTVIFFYPLDFTFVCPSELIAFDHRLKDFNERGVNVIGVSVDSQFSHFAWRETPVNNGGIGRVGYPLVADLTKQISKDYDVLFGGAVALRGSFLIDAQGVVRHAVINDLPLGRNIDEMLRMVDTMQFTDEFGEVCPAGWQKGDEGMKATTEGVAEYLGKNEDKL, encoded by the coding sequence ATGTTAGTAACAAACAAAGCTCCAGATTTTACAGCAACAGCAGTTTTAGGTGACGGTTCAATCGTTGAAGATTTTAAACTTAGTGAAAATATGGGGAAAAAAGGTACTGTTATCTTTTTTTATCCACTAGATTTTACTTTCGTATGTCCATCTGAACTTATCGCTTTTGACCATAGACTCAAAGACTTTAACGAGCGTGGCGTAAATGTTATAGGTGTTTCTGTTGACAGTCAATTTTCTCACTTCGCATGGAGAGAAACTCCTGTAAATAATGGTGGTATCGGTAGAGTTGGGTACCCACTAGTAGCTGACCTTACAAAACAAATATCTAAAGATTATGATGTACTTTTTGGCGGGGCAGTAGCACTTCGTGGTTCATTTCTTATAGATGCACAAGGTGTAGTTCGTCACGCAGTTATCAATGACCTTCCACTTGGAAGAAATATCGATGAGATGCTTAGAATGGTAGATACTATGCAGTTTACTGATGAGTTTGGTGAAGTTTGTCCTGCTGGTTGGCAAAAAGGTGATGAAGGTATGAAAGCAACAACTGAAGGTGTAGCTGAGTATCTTGGTAAAAACGAAGACAAACTATAG